Part of the Anopheles gambiae chromosome 3, idAnoGambNW_F1_1, whole genome shotgun sequence genome is shown below.
GAATCTTCATTCCCACACGATAGGACAATTCAACCAACGGGACGTATGTTAACGGCAAGCTGGTTGGGCGCAATAATCGTGCGATCCTGCTGCCCGGTAGCACGATCTCGATCGCATGCTTTGCCAACATTTTCGTGTACAATCAGCCCGACTACCAAGTGCCGCCGGAAGTGGAATCGCAAGCGTTGAGAAAGCGGTACCACATTGGCCGGACGCTTGGGTCGGGATCGTTTGGTACGGTTTATATGCTGCATGACGTCACCACCTGCCAACCGTACGCGCTGAAGATTGTGAAGAAGCAGCGCTACGGGACGACCTTGAGAGGCTCGCCGTCGCTAACGAATGAGGCTTATATTatgaagaaattaaatcatGTAAGTCGATGCACCACAAATCGgaattgtttgaatttgcTTGGAATTCCCCCCTTTCCAGCCGTGTGTGATTCGAATGTTTGACTTTATCAACGATCCCGGTTCGATCAGCATGGTGCTGGAGTATATGCAGGGCGGTGACCTGCTGACACGCATCATGGACAACGGTTACCTGCCCGAGGACACGGCCAAGTTTTACTTCTATCAGCTGTGTCACGCCATCCACTATCTCCACAGTAAGGGTGAGCTTTTAAGGTGGTGTTGCTACTcacattgcatactttaaggcgccATTTGCAATTACAGGCATCACACATCGGGATTTAAAACCAGACAATATTCTGCTGAAAGACAACGATGAGTACACGCTGATCAAGGTGTCCGACTTTGGTTCGAGCAAGTTCCAGGACCATTCCATCTTTATGCGCACCATCTGCGGCACGCCAGAGTATGTAGCGCCCGAGGTGCTGGAATCGAGCGGCCAGAAGCTGTACACCCGGCAGGTCGATGTGTGGAGCCTCGGCGTGGTGCTGTACACGATGCTGAGCGGTTTGCTGCCGTTCGGCACCATGAACGGGATGACCGATGCG
Proteins encoded:
- the LOC1277641 gene encoding ovarian-specific serine/threonine-protein kinase Lok, with the protein product MEEIATQPLDPETISMDLLTSQTPQPSYGQLVGNSALFGTIDLCSEKFNVGRDRRCSLAIDEVHFPLPIRSFISNIHFTLEKDLTDRYTPTYIIDNSTNGTYVNGKLVGRNNRAILLPGSTISIACFANIFVYNQPDYQVPPEVESQALRKRYHIGRTLGSGSFGTVYMLHDVTTCQPYALKIVKKQRYGTTLRGSPSLTNEAYIMKKLNHPCVIRMFDFINDPGSISMVLEYMQGGDLLTRIMDNGYLPEDTAKFYFYQLCHAIHYLHSKGITHRDLKPDNILLKDNDEYTLIKVSDFGSSKFQDHSIFMRTICGTPEYVAPEVLESSGQKLYTRQVDVWSLGVVLYTMLSGLLPFGTMNGMTDAAELVMRGNFSMAQPVWRTVRSFRPKKLIYDILNVDPDERPSVEMLLDSVWFRNSDVVQHAQAMMNLASAASYRGSPDENAF